From the genome of Melitaea cinxia chromosome 12, ilMelCinx1.1, whole genome shotgun sequence, one region includes:
- the LOC123658676 gene encoding uncharacterized protein LOC123658676 — protein sequence MAATTTPKHREFQNINHASLFAPCKVSDSSCLEQTVNAALPRILTGIPELGVDSADPLFNDIIEENLPKLKLILFNSTVTGFKDCRLSNITFNEDMTSVRCNAYCPSFHLHGQYDISGQLILLPIQGNGDFTFHTGLFLVTVDTQLEKIKGNDGKTHFVIKKFKVDSVPTKPIIYEFTNLFNGKKEQGSITSPCKRNDLKCFENGLKTIVLQVVRGIPDFGIESSDPQFLENIEGVLSGLNYTLYNSTISGYAKCKFINLKFREDFRHVYSEVNCPHLSISGDYEISGQLISIPVEEKGHFNAESEYNLTSEYNTEIIKSSDTKSNLHVKDFKVKPELLSIKIHFGNLSNGQKDLADTVHKLSQEKWQEITELLENAVWNASFQKMVNNVNKFLEYFTLDVTP from the exons ATGGCGGCTACAACGACGCCGAAACATCGggagtttcaaaatattaatcacG CTAGCCTATTTGCACCATGCAAAGTAAGCGACTCGTCTTGTCTAGAGCAAACGGTAAATGCTGCACTACCTCGGATACTTACTGGTATACCAGAACTCGGAGTGGACAGCGCTGATCCTCTATTCAATGATATTATTGAAGAAAATTTgcctaaattaaaattaatactgttTAATAGTACTGTTACTGGATTTAAAGATTGTAGACTATCAAATATAAC aTTCAACGAGGACATGACAAGCGTGCGCTGCAACGCTTATTGCCCTTCATTTCATCTACATGGTCAATACGATATTAGCGGACAGCTTATCTTATTGCCTATTCAAGGAAATGGAGATTTTACATTTCATACAg GATTATTTCTTGTGACCGTTGATACTcaactagaaaaaattaaagGGAACGATGGAAAAActcattttgtaataaaaaaattcaaagtggATAGTGTACCAACAAAACCTATTATATACGAATTTACAAACTTGTTCAACGGTAAAAAAGAACAAG gtAGTATCACTTCACCGTGCAAAAGAAATGATCTAAAGTGCTTTGAGAATGGCTTAAAAACTATAGTACTACAAGTAGTCAGAGGAATACCAGATTTCGGTATTGAGAGCTCTGACCCTCAATTCTTGGAAAATATTGAAGGAGTTTTATCTGGCTTGAACTATACATTGTACAACAGCACTATTTCTGGTTATGCTAAAtgcaaatttataaatttaaa aTTTAGAGAAGATTTCAGACACGTATACTCTGAAGTAAACTGTCCTCATCTAAGTATAAGTGGCGACTACGAAATAAGCGGACAACTCATCTCAATACCTGTGGAGGAAAAGGGGCATTTTAATGCGGAGTcag aatataatttaacatcCGAGTATAACACGGAAATAATTAAAAGCTCTGATACAAAAAGTAATTTACATGTCAAAGATTTCAAAGTTAAACCAGAActgttaagtattaaaattcaCTTTGGAAACCTATCCAATGGACAGAAGGACTTAG CAGACACCGTTCACAAATTATCTCAAGAGAAATGGCAAGAAATAACCGAGCTGCTCGAAAATGCAGTCTGGAATGCTTCCTTCCAAAAAATGGTCAATAATGTGAACAAATTCCTAGAATATTTTACTTTAGACGTTACTCCTTAA